From Methylovorus glucosotrophus:
GGCCTCCGCGTCCCGAACGCGGCGCTCTACCAGGCTAAGCTACACCCCGGAAGCCATGCGGGTGATGGCGAAAGGAGGCTTTATTATCCTGGTCCTGAAAGCAAAATTCAACAGACAGGCCGCCATCACTGAGTGCTGGCGGCTTGATAACGCAGGCTCAGGCGCGGTTGAGCCAGAAGTAGCGGTAGACGAAGCCAGGGAAGGCGAAGACGAGGAACAGGCTGCCGGTGGTGGCATAGAATTCCCAGCCCTGGGGGAATGCCTGGCCCATGGTAGAGAGTTCGGCGTAGTGGGCGATGCCACCGGTGACAAAGTACATCACGATGAGTTCGAGCAGGCACCAGCCAGTGTGCTTGGTGCCGCCTTTAAGCGGGATCACGAAAAACAGGCGTTCGGAAAACCAGGGCATATTCGCCAGCACCAGGGCCAGCAACAGCAAAATCGTTTGTGTCATATCAGCTACTTATTGAAAACTGTGGGTGATGGCGTAAGCGCAAATATCCATCAATCGTTGCGGGAACATGCCGAGTGCGAGCAACAGCAGCGCATTGAGGCTGAGCAGCACTTTCATGTCGATCGGGGCTTTGATCGGCGTGTTATCCAGTGGTTCATCAAAGTACATGAGTTTGACCACGCGCAGGTAGTAGAAACCACCAATCGCGGCCATGACCACGGCAAAGATGACGAGGCCAACAAAGCCAGCCTGGAGCGCGGCCTGCAGCACGGCAAACTTGGCGTAGAAGCCCAGCGTGGGTGGCACACCGGCCATGGAGAACATGATGATGAGCATGAGGAAGGCATACCATGGGCTGCGCTGGTTGAGGCCTTTCAGGTCTTCCAGGTTATCGGCCTCAAAGCCTTTGCGTGACAGCAAAAGCATGATGCCGAAGCCGCCCAGGGTCATCAGCACATAAGCCATGATGTAAAACATGGCGGACACATAACCATTGGTGCCCGCACTCATGAAGCCATACAGCAGGTAGCCCACATGCGAGATGGTGGAATATGCCAGCATGCGCTTGAGGTTGGTTTGCGCAATGGCGGTGATATTGCCGATGAGGATGGACAACACAGCCATGATCGCCAGCATGCCCTGCCAATCGATGGCGAGCACATACAGCCCTTGGATCAGCAGGCGAATCATGAAGGCAAATGCGGCCAGCTTGGTCACGGAACCAATGAACAGCGTGACGGCCGTTGGCGCGCCATGGTACACATCCGGCACCCACATCTGGAACGGCACGGCACCCAGCTTGAAGCCCAGGCCTGCAATCAGGAATACCACGCCCAATACCAGCACGGCATGATCAGGTGCGCCTTGCAGCAAGGCGTTGGCGACTTCGGCAACATCCAGCGTCCCCGTCACGCCGTACAGCATGGACATGCCGTACAGCAGCATGCCGGAGGACAGCGCACCCAGCACAAAATACTTCATGGCGGCTTCGGTGGCGCGCGGATTATCCCTGTCCATGGCGACCAGTGCATACAGACACAGCGACAGTAGTTCCAGGCCCATGTAGAGCGTGAGGAAGTGCTGGCCGGAGACCATGATCATCATGCCCAGCAAAGCAAACAGCGTGAGGGCAAAATACTCGCCACGGAACATGTCACGCAGCGAGACATATTGGCGGGTATAGACCAGCATCACCGATGTTGTCAGGTACATCATCAGCTTGAGCACATCAGACAAAGGGTCATCGACAAACATGCCATTGAAGGCATAGCTCACTACCGAGACATTGTGCGTGCACGCGGTGACGACTGCCGCCGCTGCGAGGCCCAGCTGGGTAAAAATGTATATCAGGGAGCGATTGTGTGACTTGAGGAATAGGTCCAGAAGCAGCACGAACATCGCCATACAGAGAATGATGATCTCCGGCAAGGCGGCATACAGGTCGGATTGAATCGCGTTCATTGGCTGGTTCGCTTGTTATCTAGGCATTATCAAAGCAGCTTGCTCTGCGCCATGTGCGCGAGCAGGTTGTTCACGGTGGCGTGTGTCATTTCGGTAATCGGGTGCGGATACACGCCAAACCCGATCACCAGCACAGCCAGCACCGACAGGATGAAAAACTCACGGCGATTCAGGTCTTTCAGCGCGGCCACATGGGCATTGCCGATCTCACCATAGAACACGCGCTTCACCATCCACAGCGTATAGGCTGCGCCCAGGATCAGCGTGGTGGAGGCGAGGAAGGCAAACCAGAAGTTGGCTTGCAAGGCGCCCAGAATTACCATGAATTCCCCCACAAAGCCGGAGGTGCCTGGCAGACCGGCATTGGCCATGCCAAACAGCACAGCAAAGGCGGCAAATGTTGGCATGGTATTGACCACACCGCCGTAATCGGCGATCTGGCGGCTATGCATGCGGTCATACAGCACGCCCACCGAGAGGAACATGGCACTGGATACAAAACCGTGCGAAATCATCTGCACAATCGCGCCTTCCATGCCCAGCGGATTGAAAATGAAGAAGCCCAGCGTGACAAAGCCCATGTGCGAAATCGACGAATAGGCAATCAACTTTTTCATGTCTTTTTGCACCAGCGCCACCAGGGCGATATACACCACGGCAATCAGCGACAGCGTGATCATGAAGCCGGAGAGGTAATGCGCAGCATCTGGAGCTATCGGCATGGCAAAGCGCAGGAAGCTGTAGCCGCCAAGCTTGAGCGCAATGGCCGCCAGTACCACGGAACCACCCGTTGGCGCTTCCACGTGGGCATCCGGCAGCCAGGTATGCACAGGCCACATCGGCACCTTGACGGCAAATGCCATGAAGAAAGCCAGGAAGATCAGGATCTGCGCCTTGAAGCTGAGCGGCAGCTGGTAGTAATCCACCAGCTCAAAACTATTGCTCTGGTGATAGAGATAGATGAAAGCCACCAGCATCAGCAGAGAGCCGATAAAGGTATACAGGAAGAACTTGATGGTGGCATAGACGCGGTTAGGCCCACCCCAGATACCAATCACCAGGAACATCGGGATCAGCATCGCTTCCCAGAACATGTAGTACAGAATGGCATCCAGCGCGGCAAACACGCCGATCATCAACCCAGACATGATCAGGAATGCCGCCATGTATTGCGCCACGCGCTTTTCGATCACTTCCCAGCCGGCAATCACCACTATCACCGTGGTAAAGCTGGTGAGGATGATCAGCGGTACGGCCAGGCCATCAACACCCAGGTGGTAATTGATATTGAAGGAGGTGATCCAGCGATGGCCTTCCTGAAACTGAAAGCCGCCATCCATCATGTTGAAATGGGTATACAAAGGCAGCGTGACCAGGAAAGCCGCGATACTGCCGAACAAGGCCAGCCAGCGCGCCAGACGTGCGTTTTGATCACCGCCCGTGCACAGCACCAGCACCCCGGCGAAAATAGGTACCCAGATACTTAGACTAAGAATAGGCCAATCCACCGCTTATACTTTCATGAACAAGGACAGTAACAGGAACACGCCGATGATCATGGCAAAGGCGTAGTGATAGATCAGGCCGGACTGCAAGTGCCGGATGATGCCAGAAATGCGACCAATCAGGCGTGCGGTGCCGTTGACCAGATAACCATCGATCCACTTGACGTCGCCTATGCCCCAGAGCTTGCCGCCCAGGAAGCGCGAGCCACCGGCGAATACCTTCTCGTTAAAGGTATCAAAGCCATATTTGTTTTCCATCAGGCGATACAGCCAGCCGCAACGCTTCTGGATGGCGGCAGGGATGTCCGGCCGCTTCATGTAGAAAAACCACGACAGCACCACACCCGCCAGGGCAAAAATGAAAGGCAGGCTGGTCAGGGCATGCAGCGCCATGGCACCTGCGCCATGGAAATGATGCGCCAGCTCATGCATGACGGGGTGTGCCTCGGTATCCACAAAGATCACGCCATCAAAGAAATGTCCGAACAGCATGGGGCCAATGGCGATATAGCCAATAACCAGCGATGGGATCGCCAGTGCGATCAGCGGCAGGGTCACCACCCAGGGCGACTCGTGCGGCTTGTCGTGCGGACCCAGGCCGTGGTGATGCTCGTCGTGATCATGATCATCATCGGCATGGGCATCATGGTGATCATGCGCGTGCGCTGGTTTTTCCATCCAGCGCTCCTTGCCATGGAATACCAGGAAATACATGCGGAAAGAGTAAAACGCCGTCACAAACACGCCGGCCAGCACGGCAAAGTAGGCAAAGCCACTGCCGGGGATATGCGACAGCTTCACCGCTTCGATAATCGAATCCTTGGAATAGAAGCCGGACAACAATGGTGTGCCGATCAGCGCCAGGGAGCCAATCAGCGAGGTGATCCAGGTAATCTTCATGTATTTGCGCAGGCCACCCATATTGCGGATGTCCTGATCGTGGTGCATGCCCATGATCACAGAACCGGCGGCCAGGAACAGCAAGGCCTTGAAGAAGGCATGGGTCATCAGGTGGAAGATGGCCACGGAGTATGCCGATGCACCCAGCGCCACTGTCATGTATCCCAGCTGTGAAAGTGTGGAATACGCCACCACGCGCTTGATGTCGTTCTGGATAATGCCCAGAAAGCCCATGAACAAGGCAGTAATCGCGCCGATCACCATCACGGTGGACAAGGCGGTGGTCGACATTTCAAACAGCGGCGACATGCGCGCCACCATGAAAATACCGGCGGTCACCATGGTGGCCGCGTGGATCAGCGCAGAAATAGGGGTCGGGCCTTCCATGGAATCTGGCAGCCACACATGCAAAGGCACTTGCGCCGATTTACCCATGGCGCCGATGAACAGCAGGATGCAAATCACCGTTAGCAGCGACCATTCGGTATTGGGGATGATGCTGACCGTGGCATCGGCAAACTGCGGTGCGATGGAGAACACGGCGGCGTAATCCAGGCTGCCAAAGAAATACAGCACCATGGCAATGCCGAGCAGGAAGCCGAAATCGCCCACGCGGTTAACTAGGAAAGCCTTGAGATTGGCGTAGATGGCGGTTGGACGTGTGTACCAGAAACCAATCAGCAGATAGGACACCAGGCCCACCGCCTCCCAGCCGAAGAAGAGCTGCATGAAGTTGTTGCTCATCACCAGCATCAGCATGGAGAAGGTAAACAGCGAGATATAGCTGAAGAAGCGGCTATAGCCAGGATCTTCGGCCATGTAGCCTATGGTGTACACGTGCACCATCAGCGAAACAAAGGTCACCACCAGCATCATGACAGCTGTCAGCCGGTCAATCAGGAAGCCCACTTCAAAGCTAGTATCGCCACTGGTCAGCCAGGTGTAGACCGTGCCGTTGAACACCCTGCCCTGCAACACATCATTGAATACCACTACCGACAGCGCAAAGGCACCTGCCACACCGGCAATGGTGAGCCAGTGTGCAGCAGCGCGCGGCAGCATGCGGCCAAACAGGCCGACAATGGTCGCTGCTACCAGTGGCAAGAGCGGGATCAGCAGATAGATGGTTTGCATGTCAGTCATTTGTTATTTTCCGCTTAACCCTTGAGACTGTTGATGTCATCGACGTTGATGGTTTTCAGGTTTCTGAACAGCACCACCAGAATGGCTAGACCAATGGCAGACTCTGCCGCCGCCACCGTCAGAATGAAGAACACGAACACCTGGCCAGCCGTATCCTGCAGATAATGCGAGAAGGCAATAAAGTTGAGGTTAACCGCCAGCAGCATGAGCTCAATCGCCATCAACAGCACGATGACGTTTTTGCGGTTAAGGAAAATGCCGACCACGCTGATGGCAAACAGCAATGAACCCAGTATGAGGTAATGCGAGAGTCCAACCATTACGCCTTGTCCTTTCCTTCGGTCTCGGCAGCTGCCGGGATTTCCACATCGGCAGGCATGCTCACCATGCGAATACGATCTGCACGCTTGACCTTGACCTGCTCGGCCGGGTCAATGAATTTCGAATCCTTGCGATCACGCAGGGTCAGCGCAATGGCCGCCACAATCGCCACCAGCAGCACCACAGAAGCTAGCTCAAACGGCAGCAGGTAATCGGTATACAGCTGGCGCCCAAGCTCGGCAGTATTGCTATAACCGGCGGGATGCGGGGTTGGCGCTGCAACACGGTCAACGCCGAAGTGCCTGGAGCCCAGAATCATGACCATTTCCAGCGTCATCAGAATGCCCACGGGCAAGGCAATCGGCAGCGCTTCCCAGAAACCTTCACGCAGCTTGTCGAGGTTGATATCCAGCATCATCACCACAAACAGGAACAGCACCATCACCGCGCCCACGTAAACCAGCACCAGGGCAATCGCCAGAAACTCGGCTTCCAGCAGCAACCAGATACCGGCGGCGGTAAAAAAGGCCAGCACCAGATGCAAGGCGGCATGCACCGGATTGCGTGAAGTAATGACGCGCAAGCCAGCAAACAGCAGGATAGCCGCCAGGACATAGAATACGTAGTCGTTGAAATTCATCTAGTCAGCTCGGTTGATGTAGGGCGCATGGTTTTTCGTATCCGTCGCTCGTGTTTATTGGCACGCTAAATTAGCGGTATTTGGCGTCCGCACTGCGATCCGCCGCAATCTGGGTTTCATATTTATCGCCCACCGCCAGCAGCATGGGCTTGGTATAGAGCAAATCGCCGCGCTTCTCGCCGTGGTAATCAAAAATCCGCGTTTCCACAATGGAGTCGACCGGGCATGATTCTTCGCAGAAGCCGCAGAAAATGCACTTGGTCAGGTCGATATCGTAGCGTGTGGTGCGGCGCGTATTGTCTTCGCGCTGCTCAGATTCAATGGTGATCGCCATGGCCGGGCAAACCGCTTCGCACAGCTTGCAGGCAATGCAGCGCTCCTCGCCATTCGGGTAGCGGCGCAAGGCATGCAGACCACGGAAACGCGGGCTCATGGGAGTGCGCTCTTCCGGAAACTGAATGGTGATCTTGCGCGCGAAGAAATAACGTCCGGTCAGCGCCATGCCTTTCAGCAACTCGACCAGCATCAGGCTTGATAATACGGTTTTGATCTTGGCTAGCATAATGGTCTCAGTGGAACAGATAGGCCAGCGGGGTCTGCATCAGACCGCCAACCACGATGATCCAAACAAGCGTGATAGGAATAAACACCTTCCAGCCCAGTCGCATGATCTGGTCATAGCGATAACGCGGGAAAGTAGCCCGAAACCAAAGGAAGAAGAACAACAGCAGCGCCACCTTGATGATCAGCCACAGGAAGCCTGGAATCATGTTGAAAGGCGCTACGTCCAGCAAAGGCTGCCAGCCACCCAGGAACATGATGGCTGCCAGCATGCAGACCAGTATCATGTTGGCGTATTCAGCCAGGAAGAACACGGCAAACGCCATGCCCGAGTATTCCACATGGAACCCCGCGACAATTTCGGATTCGCCTTCGGCCACGTCAAATGGGGCGCGATTGGTTTCAGCCACTGCACTGATAAAGTAAACAATAAACAAGGGGAACAATGGCAACCAGTACCATTGCCAGAAACCGCCCGCCTGCGCGACCACGATCTTGCCCAGATTCAGGCTGCCGGCGCACATCAGCACGCCTACCAGGGCAAAACCCATGGCAATTTCGTAGGAAACAATCTGAGCCGCCGAGCGAAGCGAGCCAAGGAAGGCATACTTGGAGTTGGATGCCCAACCGGCGATGATCACGCCATATACGGCCACCGAAGTCATGGCGAGGATATACAGCAAGCCAGCGTCAATATCGGCCAGTATCATGTCCACATCAAACGGCACCACGGCCCAGGCCGCCAGCGCAGGCGCAATCGCCAGCACAGGCCCCAGCAGGAACAAGGTTTTATTAGCCGCCGAAGGGATGATGATTTCCTTCATCAGCAGCTTCAGGCCATCGGCAATCGGCTGCAGCAAGCCAAAATAGCCCACACGGTTAGGCCCCATGCGCACCTGCATGAAGCCAATCACCTTGCGTTCAGCCAGAGTCAGGTAAGCCACCGCGCCCATGATGGGCGCCACGATGGCAATGATCTTGACCAGGGTCCAGACCACGGGCCACGCGGGGCCCAACAGATTTTGCATAAAGGCGATCATGCGCGTGTCACCTCGATTTCGCCCATGAGATCACCCAGCAGGCTGGTTACCGGCAGAGCGGTCGGTACGCGCACCACGCCATGTGGCAGGCCATCATCACGCTTGGCTTTCAGCAGTACACTTGCCACCCCCTGCTTCACGGTGACCATTTCACCATCATCCAGGCCCAGCTCTGTAAGCAGCTGACTATGCATGGCAGCTACCGGAGCCTGCACGGCACGGGTTTTCTGCAATGGCGGTGAGCGACGCACGATGGCATCGGACTGGAACTGCGGTACTTCGCCCAGGCGTTGCAAGACATTGGATTTGATCTTGACCTGAATTTCGATCAGTTCGCGCAGATTGTTATTGAGCGAATTCCAGACCACAGTAGAAGGTTTCTGACCGCCAAAAATCGCGTTTTTAACTTGCTCACTGCTATCAAAATCAAAGCCGGACAAGCCCAGGGTATTGCCCAACACGCGTAATACCTTCCAGCCCGGACGGCATTCGCCCAACGGCTTGGTCACCGCGGTAAAACTCTGCACGCGCCCTTCCATGCTCATGTAGGTGCCGGAGGTCTCGGTAAACGGCGCAATTGGCAGCAGCACATCGGCATGCTCCAGCGCCTCGGATTTGTATGCTGTCAGCGCGATCACACACTCGGCTTCCGCAATGGCCTGGCGGGCCTGCGCAGCATGATGGCAATCCAGCTCAGGCTCCACATTCACCAGCAGGTAAGCCTTGCGAGGTGACTCCAGCATGGCTTTGGCATTCAGGCCATGCTCGCCTGGCAGGGCGCCCACCAGATGGGCACCGGTGCTATTGGCTGCTGGCGACAGGATGCCAAAGGTAGCGCCGCAGAGCGATGCAATGGCTTCAGCCAGACTGTAAAGCTCGGTAAAGCGAGGATGACTTTGGGCAATATTGCCCAGGAAAATACCGGTGCGCGGGCTGACGAGGTCGACCTCTTTGCCCAGCCCGGCGAGGCTTTCTGCCATGGCTTGCGAGTTATCCCACACGCGGACGGTTTCCAGCAGATCATTAAGGGACTTGGGCAAACACAGCGACAGGCGTTGCAAGCCTGACATGGCTTTCAGTATCTGCGCCAGCACGTTGACCATATCGTTCGGGGTGCAGATGGCCTTGTGCTTGACGGCCATCAACTGATCATCATCCATCGGGTTGACCAGCGACAGCTCGGCGCCCTGCGCTACTGCCTTGCGAATACGGTTTGCCAGCAACGGGTGCTCATTGCGCAGATTGCTACCGATAACCAGAATGCGATCCATCTCTTGCAGGTCAGGGATATTGCAGCCCATCCACGGCGTACCCATGCGCTTGCCATCCAGGCGGAAGTCGGTCTGGCGCAGGCGATAATCAATATTGCTGGAGCCCAGGCCATGCGCAATCTGCTTGGCAAGGTAGGCTTCTTCCATGGTGCTGTTGGGTGAAACCAGTACGCCCAGCTGCTCGCCGCCATCGGCATTGGTAATGTCCTTGAGCTGGCCTGCCGCAAATTCCAGTGCTGTCTTCCAGTCCGTTTCGTGCCACTCACCGTGATGCTTGATCATAGGCACGGTCAGACGGTCGGGGCTGTTCAGGCCTTCATAGGAAAAACGGTCGCGGTCAGACAGCCAGCATTCATTGATGCTTTCCTTCTCGCGCGGCAGTACGCGCAGCACTTTGCCATCCTTGATATGTACTTCGATCTGCGAACCCAGACCATCATGCGGTGCAATGGAAGGACGGCGCGTCAGTTCCCAGGTACGGGCTTTGTAGCGGAATGGCTTGCTGGTGAGTGCGCCCACGGGGCACAAATCAATGATATTGCCGGATAGTTCAGAGTCGACACTCTTGTCGACATACGCCGTAATTTCGGCATGCTCGCCACGGCCGACCATGCCAAGCTCCATCATGCCGCCGACTTCCTTGAGGAAGCGAACGCAGCGCGTGCACTGAATGCAGCGCGTCATGTCGGTGGAGACCAGTGGGCCGATATTCTTGTTCAGTACCACCCGCTTTTCTTCGGCATAGCGCGAAGCGGGGGCGCCGTAGGCAACGGCGATATCCTGCAGGTCACACTCGCCACCCTGATCGCAAATCGGGCAATCCAGCGGGTGATTGATCAGCAGAAACTCCATGACGCTTTTCTGCGCTTCCACGGCGGCTTTGGAGCGGGTGAAAATTTTCATGCCATCAGCAACCGGGGTTGCGCAGGCAGGCAAAGGCTTTGCAAACTTCTCGACCTGCACCAGGCACATGCGGCAATTGGCGGCGACGGAGAGTTTTTTGTGATAGCAGAAACGCGGAATGGCAATGCCAAGCTTGTCCGCTGCATCGATGATCGTGGTGCCGTGATCGACTTCTACGGCTTTGCCGTCTATCTCTATATTCAGCATGGTACTAACCTTGAAAAGCCTAACACTGAAAAGCCATGTTCAACCCCGGGCACACGCAAGAACGCCAGCTGGCTGGCTTTATCACGACTGAAATTACATGTGTACGTGGTCATGACCATCACTCCGCCTTGCCCGTCACCATGGACTTGCCATGCTGAATGTAATATTCGAATTCGGGACGGAAATGCTTGATGAAACTGAGCACCGGCGTGGCAGCGGCATC
This genomic window contains:
- a CDS encoding NADH-quinone oxidoreductase subunit J gives rise to the protein MNFNDYVFYVLAAILLFAGLRVITSRNPVHAALHLVLAFFTAAGIWLLLEAEFLAIALVLVYVGAVMVLFLFVVMMLDINLDKLREGFWEALPIALPVGILMTLEMVMILGSRHFGVDRVAAPTPHPAGYSNTAELGRQLYTDYLLPFELASVVLLVAIVAAIALTLRDRKDSKFIDPAEQVKVKRADRIRMVSMPADVEIPAAAETEGKDKA
- the nuoL gene encoding NADH-quinone oxidoreductase subunit L — encoded protein: MTDMQTIYLLIPLLPLVAATIVGLFGRMLPRAAAHWLTIAGVAGAFALSVVVFNDVLQGRVFNGTVYTWLTSGDTSFEVGFLIDRLTAVMMLVVTFVSLMVHVYTIGYMAEDPGYSRFFSYISLFTFSMLMLVMSNNFMQLFFGWEAVGLVSYLLIGFWYTRPTAIYANLKAFLVNRVGDFGFLLGIAMVLYFFGSLDYAAVFSIAPQFADATVSIIPNTEWSLLTVICILLFIGAMGKSAQVPLHVWLPDSMEGPTPISALIHAATMVTAGIFMVARMSPLFEMSTTALSTVMVIGAITALFMGFLGIIQNDIKRVVAYSTLSQLGYMTVALGASAYSVAIFHLMTHAFFKALLFLAAGSVIMGMHHDQDIRNMGGLRKYMKITWITSLIGSLALIGTPLLSGFYSKDSIIEAVKLSHIPGSGFAYFAVLAGVFVTAFYSFRMYFLVFHGKERWMEKPAHAHDHHDAHADDDHDHDEHHHGLGPHDKPHESPWVVTLPLIALAIPSLVIGYIAIGPMLFGHFFDGVIFVDTEAHPVMHELAHHFHGAGAMALHALTSLPFIFALAGVVLSWFFYMKRPDIPAAIQKRCGWLYRLMENKYGFDTFNEKVFAGGSRFLGGKLWGIGDVKWIDGYLVNGTARLIGRISGIIRHLQSGLIYHYAFAMIIGVFLLLSLFMKV
- a CDS encoding NADH-quinone oxidoreductase subunit M: MDWPILSLSIWVPIFAGVLVLCTGGDQNARLARWLALFGSIAAFLVTLPLYTHFNMMDGGFQFQEGHRWITSFNINYHLGVDGLAVPLIILTSFTTVIVVIAGWEVIEKRVAQYMAAFLIMSGLMIGVFAALDAILYYMFWEAMLIPMFLVIGIWGGPNRVYATIKFFLYTFIGSLLMLVAFIYLYHQSNSFELVDYYQLPLSFKAQILIFLAFFMAFAVKVPMWPVHTWLPDAHVEAPTGGSVVLAAIALKLGGYSFLRFAMPIAPDAAHYLSGFMITLSLIAVVYIALVALVQKDMKKLIAYSSISHMGFVTLGFFIFNPLGMEGAIVQMISHGFVSSAMFLSVGVLYDRMHSRQIADYGGVVNTMPTFAAFAVLFGMANAGLPGTSGFVGEFMVILGALQANFWFAFLASTTLILGAAYTLWMVKRVFYGEIGNAHVAALKDLNRREFFILSVLAVLVIGFGVYPHPITEMTHATVNNLLAHMAQSKLL
- the nuoH gene encoding NADH-quinone oxidoreductase subunit NuoH: MIAFMQNLLGPAWPVVWTLVKIIAIVAPIMGAVAYLTLAERKVIGFMQVRMGPNRVGYFGLLQPIADGLKLLMKEIIIPSAANKTLFLLGPVLAIAPALAAWAVVPFDVDMILADIDAGLLYILAMTSVAVYGVIIAGWASNSKYAFLGSLRSAAQIVSYEIAMGFALVGVLMCAGSLNLGKIVVAQAGGFWQWYWLPLFPLFIVYFISAVAETNRAPFDVAEGESEIVAGFHVEYSGMAFAVFFLAEYANMILVCMLAAIMFLGGWQPLLDVAPFNMIPGFLWLIIKVALLLFFFLWFRATFPRYRYDQIMRLGWKVFIPITLVWIIVVGGLMQTPLAYLFH
- the nuoI gene encoding NADH-quinone oxidoreductase subunit NuoI, coding for MLAKIKTVLSSLMLVELLKGMALTGRYFFARKITIQFPEERTPMSPRFRGLHALRRYPNGEERCIACKLCEAVCPAMAITIESEQREDNTRRTTRYDIDLTKCIFCGFCEESCPVDSIVETRIFDYHGEKRGDLLYTKPMLLAVGDKYETQIAADRSADAKYR
- the nuoN gene encoding NADH-quinone oxidoreductase subunit NuoN, coding for MNAIQSDLYAALPEIIILCMAMFVLLLDLFLKSHNRSLIYIFTQLGLAAAAVVTACTHNVSVVSYAFNGMFVDDPLSDVLKLMMYLTTSVMLVYTRQYVSLRDMFRGEYFALTLFALLGMMIMVSGQHFLTLYMGLELLSLCLYALVAMDRDNPRATEAAMKYFVLGALSSGMLLYGMSMLYGVTGTLDVAEVANALLQGAPDHAVLVLGVVFLIAGLGFKLGAVPFQMWVPDVYHGAPTAVTLFIGSVTKLAAFAFMIRLLIQGLYVLAIDWQGMLAIMAVLSILIGNITAIAQTNLKRMLAYSTISHVGYLLYGFMSAGTNGYVSAMFYIMAYVLMTLGGFGIMLLLSRKGFEADNLEDLKGLNQRSPWYAFLMLIIMFSMAGVPPTLGFYAKFAVLQAALQAGFVGLVIFAVVMAAIGGFYYLRVVKLMYFDEPLDNTPIKAPIDMKVLLSLNALLLLALGMFPQRLMDICAYAITHSFQ
- a CDS encoding DUF2818 family protein, giving the protein MTQTILLLLALVLANMPWFSERLFFVIPLKGGTKHTGWCLLELIVMYFVTGGIAHYAELSTMGQAFPQGWEFYATTGSLFLVFAFPGFVYRYFWLNRA
- the nuoG gene encoding NADH-quinone oxidoreductase subunit NuoG, which encodes MLNIEIDGKAVEVDHGTTIIDAADKLGIAIPRFCYHKKLSVAANCRMCLVQVEKFAKPLPACATPVADGMKIFTRSKAAVEAQKSVMEFLLINHPLDCPICDQGGECDLQDIAVAYGAPASRYAEEKRVVLNKNIGPLVSTDMTRCIQCTRCVRFLKEVGGMMELGMVGRGEHAEITAYVDKSVDSELSGNIIDLCPVGALTSKPFRYKARTWELTRRPSIAPHDGLGSQIEVHIKDGKVLRVLPREKESINECWLSDRDRFSYEGLNSPDRLTVPMIKHHGEWHETDWKTALEFAAGQLKDITNADGGEQLGVLVSPNSTMEEAYLAKQIAHGLGSSNIDYRLRQTDFRLDGKRMGTPWMGCNIPDLQEMDRILVIGSNLRNEHPLLANRIRKAVAQGAELSLVNPMDDDQLMAVKHKAICTPNDMVNVLAQILKAMSGLQRLSLCLPKSLNDLLETVRVWDNSQAMAESLAGLGKEVDLVSPRTGIFLGNIAQSHPRFTELYSLAEAIASLCGATFGILSPAANSTGAHLVGALPGEHGLNAKAMLESPRKAYLLVNVEPELDCHHAAQARQAIAEAECVIALTAYKSEALEHADVLLPIAPFTETSGTYMSMEGRVQSFTAVTKPLGECRPGWKVLRVLGNTLGLSGFDFDSSEQVKNAIFGGQKPSTVVWNSLNNNLRELIEIQVKIKSNVLQRLGEVPQFQSDAIVRRSPPLQKTRAVQAPVAAMHSQLLTELGLDDGEMVTVKQGVASVLLKAKRDDGLPHGVVRVPTALPVTSLLGDLMGEIEVTRA
- the nuoK gene encoding NADH-quinone oxidoreductase subunit NuoK; the encoded protein is MVGLSHYLILGSLLFAISVVGIFLNRKNVIVLLMAIELMLLAVNLNFIAFSHYLQDTAGQVFVFFILTVAAAESAIGLAILVVLFRNLKTINVDDINSLKG